A window of Triplophysa dalaica isolate WHDGS20190420 chromosome 12, ASM1584641v1, whole genome shotgun sequence genomic DNA:
TGTAGTATTGTTGTGCCAATAAACTGCACGAAACTGAAACTGAGAGAGCGAGAAACTTGAGAAATGCTTTTTCATAAAACCTTTGATTTTTAGGCAGTTCAATTCCTTTTTAAAAAGATCTTGATCACTGATGTCAAACCTGTTGTGACGCAGTTTGAGTCGACAAGTTTGAATGTGCCGTGACTGCATAATGTGGTGTGAAGATTTTACACAAATAACAatgctttcattttcaatttgttCCAAACAGAAGGATTTACTTTTTGGAGTTTTAAATCCTCTGAATGATAATTTGTCCTGGAAGGAAAACTTCATAGGTAACAACTTTTGACCCCGCAGGACCATGTGTCACAAATACCTGAACCTGTGTTTGTACAGTACTTGTTTTATGAGTTCTCACACGAGGCAAGCCCCTCTCGTCCCACCACCTGACTGTGGTCCTCAAGTGTACTGATGCAGTAGTGGAAAAAAGTGTGCACTAAAAATAACACTCACACACCTCAGGGATAGAACAGAACATGCATGCGAGGTTAATATTAGAAAGCACATACAGTAATAAGAGTAGCCGAGCCCAACCAAACTGTCGCCCCATCCTGCACCATTTTAATCTGTGACTTGGGATCTCCTCGTGCCCCCAACGTCACACAAACGTAGCACATTCCTCTTCAggcatacatacacatacacaccccGCTCTGCATTCCAGCGACAGTCACACGCGCTGCATCATCACTGTTGGCTGTGCTACATCCTCAGCTTGAGTTCACGactatttctgtctgtctggaCCCGGAAAAAAAGCAGTGGAGAACAAAATAGAAAGCACGAGAGAAAGATGCGTGGAAGGTGGGGGGTATTGGCCCGCTCTGCCAACAGAATCCCATCCAGCCAACTTACTGTCTGTCAGGGATCCAAAGTAACAAAAGGTCCAGATGATCGGCTGGGTTTGGTTTAAAGACTAGCTGACTTCTGGCCGTTCGCCAGCATTCGAATGAAGACGTGATGACAAATTATCGCTGTACATCAGATGATGATATTGAGCTCACTGGCCTGCGATCATTCGCTCGTCTTCTGTCAGTTCATGTGCTTATCCTCGCTAACCCGTATGGCTGTCAGTCTCACCCTCATGAATGATTTTGACTGATCAAAactgacatttatttatgagTTCTGGACGTGAACCAGGCTGCTGCTTGGAAGGGTTACAGCAGCGTTTAGTTTGTCTTACGTACCTGCACAGCTCGGGAGGTAAATCTTAAATACTTTTGATGAGTAGCATACCGCATGTCAATCAggattattaaaatgatttaagtcactttaaaacataaacaatcaaCACCCTTGGGTGTAAAACTGACTCACATAGCAGAATATATGTAATTTACACCAAGGTTATTAGAGTTGACGAAAAACTATTCAAACTgatcattgaaatcaaatacaaTATCTGTTTAATTATTAACTACATGATTATTAGAAATGTTCCCTCAGAAATGAACTGAACAGGTTTGATTTACTCAAATAActgaacatttattaataaactaaTACTAAtactgaaatgaaataaattcaaCTTgcatagcaacataaaaaatgaccaCATAAATAATAAGATGACAAAAGCACATTACCAAATTGCtaaaaatttagaaaacaaaactatattaaCTCCGATTCAcaatcatttataaatcttCACACATTACGTTGCTTTTTCCTTAAAATGCAACCAAAACAAATACTCAAATGAATCGCAATTACTAGTTATTTTAATCTATGAATGTCTTTTTAGACGTCTGCAAAATTGGAATCCTTGCAAGCATCATTGAAACCATATACTGTGTACCTCGTGTTGGGAATAACAAGGACACGGCAATATCTACTAACATGTGATTTTAAAAAGTCACCGCTTCATTCTTTGAACATATGTGTGCTCTTAACTCTAATATTGTGGAATTACTGAGGATGGAtctgtgtgcgcgtgtgtcCCGAAGGACCTTAGTAGCACTGGCCTTAGTGTAGGATCGATAGCGACTGTCTCTCCATTCTACGCTTTATCAACCATATGATCCATTAAAACCAGCCACTCTCTACCAGCACGCTtccctacacacacaaacacacacacagacggccATGATGCTGCTCTTCTCCATCATTCCACACCAGTTGCCTGGTTTGGGTCCCTGAGGAGAGTGAGCGATTCCAATAGGGCTCAAACTCACTGAGCCATATATTTGAGCTAtagcagaaaaacacacatgatcacaaatGGATGAAGATAAAGAACGAAACAGAAATACACCCAAACATCATAGGCATGCAGATCAAAGAGACAAATTAAAATGGAGGACAGAAATGGGCTTTCATTTTGACTTTTAGTGCTTATCATGGCTTTGGTCTCAACCAGAAATGAGTGAAGGTGTCATAACCACAACGTGTGTTTGTAAACGGGGATTCTTTAATGTGTGGAACTTATGTGCTGCCAAGGAGgatttaaaaggaaaaatgtctatgaaaaaaatatatacttaaacttattttatatcTTAAAGTATTTgttattacagattttttactatttttggTATTTGTTTTTGACTgtcagcatttttttatgttatctaAGAAACTAATGGGTGTATAAGCTAACTACATGGTATAATTCTAAGTATAGGGGTAGGTTCATGGTTAGTACCTAGTTATTAcctagttattatatttactgtaataagtacagtagttaatttaataaaaaacctgtcaaaatgatttgctgcatccgggttactgTGGGTTATTAGTTCAGAGGGgtttgttatctgggaataacgaacctgcaaatgttgcaACTTGCCagtcagaatcaagcattccaatgagccgactaataaaataatcttaacATGCAAGCATGCATGCAGGTGTGTCTTGTCTATTTCTATATTTCTCTTCTCATGCAAAGATCACTTTATCATCACCTCCAAGTTGTTACACATCCATTCACACATCCTAACTGCATTTCTTTTCAAGAAGACaaatcagattttatttttttgtgtctgtCATTGTTGTCATTCATGTGTTCTGAGAAAAAATTATGTGACACACCTGGATTGGTATGCAACGTGCTACTTCAGTACAAGGTAGGCCTATGCTAAAGTAAGCATGGAGGATGCAAACTAATCCTTAAAGTTTAATCGCTTGATATGCACAGCTTTCTTTGGTCACAACAAAACGGTAGGCCGTGCTGAAAAGCTCATAGTTCCAGTGAAATTCTGTGTCGTCTAGATCAGGCCTCCGACCCGTCTTCATCTCCACCTTCGTGTGCCAACATTATACAGAATTTCCCCAAGTGGAAGAAGGGTCCACATTACCAGCGTTTGAGGGTGGGGACTAACTGCGCTCTTTCCTGGGCCGCATTTCCACCTCAATTTGCCGCTGTCAGTTTGGGGTTTCCACAAAGAGCCACTTTACTTCTGGCTTCCTCCACACATCTCTCCCTTTTGCTTTTTCGTCAAGACCATTTTTAAAGAGAAGTGTTTTTTGTAGTTAGGTTTATAACTGATGCTAAATATGAGAACCTGAAGAAAGTGATATTGCTGGAGGAGAGTGGTGAACACTTGACCTATTTAAGATGTTATCTTGTCCTCTGAGGGAAAGAGaatgaagaagagagagagatttgcaTTGAGCAGGAGCCATGCTGCATGCGGTTTGTTGCATTGATATCTGTGTTTTCTCCGGGGCTGTCCCTTCACACAGGCAGTGGTTAGGGCTCAGGAAATGgtttcaagaaaaaaagaaaaatgtaaaacagaaaaaacttgAGGTGTGAACACATTCATCCAAACATGTTTTCAAATTTCGAAGAAAtttttctaaaagaaaaaagcatACTGCAGAAATAAgtgaatacataaaaatgtgtttacaatatacaaataaatgaaacatttatatgCAAAACAGAGATTTATATGATTGTATGTTCATGCATTAATCATAAAGACTGGATGTTGGCCTAAACTTGCTCATATATCCCATAGGACAACACATAAAATGCAGTCCATGAAATCGCACACTTATCGTCCAGGCGGATCCATTTTTTAAAGGATACTGAATAATTCTGACTGGGTTGCTAGCTGTTGGGATTATCATGAAGCAGATGGAAACCGTATTCTCAGATAGGACATGAATAATGaagaacacagacacacgctGACGGCTTCTGCTCGGGAGGTTGTTAAACTTGAGTGGGTTCATAGCGCCTCCTACAGGCCAGCCTGAATGCTGTTGCTTGACGGGTCTGATTGATGGAAAGGGATATGGGTGCTTTATAACAATTGTATTTAAGTATATTTGTGGCtgttaataataaagaaaacccTTGAAGATGGAATGTATAGTCTGAACTGTGAGATTCAAAGGAGACGATACGTTTATAGTCTGGaggtaaatgacaaaatgaacCATTTGATGATAATACTGAAATTGTTATAGACATTACTATTAGATTAAGTGTCAGTTTCAAAGACCgtgattatttttaaacaggaCTAGGCCCAAGTTAAATTCCGACATTTAAGTATTTCTTAAAAATGgcattaatgtattttaagacaCATCAGTGCAAGTTTGTACAGCATGGTATGGAAATCTGACTGTCAAATCGAAATCAAAACTTGCTCGACTCGTACAGATTGCTTTGAAAATTGTGGATTGGGAAGACAAATGACCTGTTCAGGAGATGTATGAAGTTTCTGTTTTAAGGCAAGCAAAGAAAATTGTTGCTTATGATACACACATTTTACATGAGAATTTTACTATGTTGCCCACAGGCAGACGACTGAGGATTTTGATGTGTAAATCAAATCGctttacaaattattttgtgattgttgctgttaaataatttaacagAGAAGCGAAAAAATAGTTGGGGGTGTAGCGAAGCGCATGTCAGTTTTGCACATTGTAGtgcaatatattttatgtgtgcGAATTACTAAGAGTTGTTATGTGTAGTCATGTCAATGTTACGAACCTGACATGTCATGATTTTCAAAGACAAACTTCCCAGGAATTGGACAATAAAGTATATTCAATATTCAAAGTTTGGGCAGcgctttcatttttttagtcTAGGACTGGTCTTAAttcctgtccgggaaaccgcctcTAAGGCTTTCAACAAAACCCAAGAAATTTATAAAACTTCCTTATCTCTAGTAAAATGGGCATCTTATGGTTGCATTTCTTCCTATGCTCAGTCTTGCTCACCTTATTTCTTATGGACAATATACAAAGTCCATATTAAGCTGCTTTAAGAGTTCAGATAATCTATGTCTtttctaataaaattaaaagaaagtcTTTTGTATACGTTTTGTGAACTTTGTGCTTCACCGGGCAAAATATTTGCGCGGAAAAGACATGCTCGAGCAAGGTGAGGTTTAATGGGTCATGTTACAGGATCTATGGAATTTGGTCTTAAGCACATTACTAAATCACGTTTGGAAAGGGGGAAAAACCTAACCAGTTTACACAATAAATGGAATGTACATTTGCATAGAACCCACATTCAGAAGATATGCAAATAACAACCTGTGATGCAAGTCACACCCTGTGACTTTTCCCATTGCTAATGGAAGGTTAAGCAACTggcaacaaatgttttatattgttttattgtacaattttacatttttagttttgtacaaaggtttaaaaaaaacaaaatgatgtcCTGATCTGGTaaaggaaaacagaaaaactgatTCAGTTTTATAATGACTAAATGGTTGTAGTGACTGGGTAAACTCTAATGTGGGTGAACACCCCTTGAAATGGAGGTTATAATAAAGTAAAGGGCATTGGGGTGTTGATGGTCAGAGTTTGGTCCAAGTCCAATGGCTTAAGATTCTGTGACAGATTTCAGGGTCAGAGTTCAGGGGTCATTCAGGCTTAGGAGCGGGTGTACTTCCCCCATATGTGCAGCATGAATACAGAAGCGATAAAAAGCAGACTCATCACCAAAACTGGTACTGGGCCCCTGCAAGAAAAAAAGGCTTCTGTCAGATCTCATtagcaaacaataaaacagagaCATCTAGTGGAGGACGGAcagagaaatataaacagattaCAAAATGCCTGAAAACTTTGAACACCTTACATCCCTGATCGtgataacaaaaaaaaagacaaaccaagtaaaaatgtatacagaacaTAGTTTTCCTAACTGGTGCAGGTTCTTGTCTGCACCAATTTCCTCCCAATGGGCCAATCAGGACTGCTCGTCGTGATCACGTGACAGGAGGGGTAATTAGGATTATAAATGTTGTCAAGTAGGATACTGTTAATGGGCTAGGACGAAAATGTGGAGCTTTTATAAAGCAGGAACTGACCATCCCTAGGGTCGCTAGGCAGCCGTGTAACCATGCCGACTGAAGAACCACCCCTCAGGCTTTAATTGATGTGACCTTTACCAGGAGAACTTTAATTAAgctccaaaacacacacacaaaacctaaAGACGCAACCCCACACATACATTCTTCCTCTGTAAGAGACACTCGACTGTAAATATCACCACTGTCTACAACCTCAGATCCATCCGGACATGCACACAGATAATGAATAGATAAAACTATTTAACAATACTgaacaaattaacaaaatgaACGCATTTCCAAAATGAATATAGCAGAAACTTCTGCAGTCTATCACTGTTCACTCTCAAGTTAAAGCTGCAGTAAGAATAGGCTCCTAAATACAGACACGCATGTGCACATGGACACAGCTGAGAGAGAAAACAGCAGGGGAGACATCAAATGAAGACAGAAGTTGAACCCATGAGGCCAATTTCCTGTCGTTAAAATTTCATGTTTATCCTTATAAATGCTAAACCTCTCAGAACCTGCTGCCCCTCCCTTTCGAGTCACTTCCTGTAGAGCTGAGGGTATGAATTAAAAATGAGTGTCTGTGTATCAGTGCTGATTCTTTGCACATTATGTATGACTAGCATCCTATTTGTTCATAAGTTTGACAACGAACAACAATAGCGATCTCTGGCGTGACTTGTTATCTGATCCAGATTCAGTGCATACTCTCTAGAATTACagattaaaattgttttattatggaCTACAGTTTTTGATTCTAAATAAGGCAGACATCTGACAAATATGATGATGCACTAGACAAATATCGGAAAGGGCAGTGGAAGCTGCATGAACATTTACTTCATCTCCCACACTTTTCTAATGAACGAAGATACGAGTACAAACGAATACatcaaaataagaaatattacaATGCATGAATACAAATCTAAACAGAATGACCTGACGAAAAAtctcaaatgtaaatgtcaacatcaaatgaaatgtatatattggCTTTATACTTCACATTTGTCACATTGATATTTGACTATCAgtatacaaaattaaatatattgtttttataaagggCAGCACGATGTCATAATGTGGCCGTTTAAAAAACACTTGCCCAAATGAGCAATGAAAAACAATGTCTTTATCTAGAGTGACTTTCACTTCATGATTGAAGTGCCCTTCAAAGGTGTATTCATACATGTGACATGTCATATTTAACTTAACTATCTGTAAGACCTCTCTCCATCTCCAAATGCAGCTTTTGTTTTAATCAGTTGTGTTGCTGTATTCGCTGCCTCTGTATTTAAAGAGTAGAGTGTCTTGTTCAAGCGCTCCTTTGTTGATATCGGAGTGGGAGGTTTGAGGCTTTGACACCAGTCGATAACTATTCCGAACTGGCTTTATTCATCAGGACAACAACGTATAACTCCAAGTATTTTTGCCTACCGCTGTCCGCCACATGGGTTCGACTGTGCGCCCGATTGTGATTGTGTGCGCGCGAGCCCCTGTTTTGACACACAGACACCGCTAACAGAGGCAGCACGATCGGATaccatgttaaaatgtttttaaacattaaaaaattgcatatatataaacacaatgtGGATATATTGTATCACCAACAACTAGAGGCGTCTAATTTATATATCGTGCGATAAGTCGATAAATTGACTATCGCAACAGGCCTAATTGTTTGCACTGTACTCACACTTTAAGTCCTGGTGAGTCTTCAGTGTAAAAGCGCCACATTCCTCCTGTTCCAGCTGATGTGGTCCTTCCTGCACTGCGTGCACTACTGCTGGGAGCTTTCCTGAGTAAACCACAAAATAAAGCGGAGTCAACAATCAAGACTAATAAATGTGACAGATAATTCTGATTTCCATCAATGCTAAAACATACAGAAATGATGTcttaacaaaacaatacagTGAGTGGGTAGTCAATGGTAGATCTGACAAGCAAAGAGGAACAATATCACTCAAGTTTTGTTGATCCAATCATGCAGTTAACATGAAAACCACAAAATCCTCTTTGTACAGAAATGATAAGACACAGTAAGCAATGAATAAAGGAAAGCAAAGCTGAGGCCATGCAGTCTTTAATCAATGTGTATAAGCTGATGCGCATTTGAAATGCTCTACCTCTGTCTGGCTGAGGTACCAGCAGCGCGAGGGGCCACTGTCTTACTGGGGGAACGGCTGGAGGCACCAACGTTCGTTGCACTAGATGCAGGCCCAGGCTGAATCGAAGTGAAgggcagaagaagaaaaaaacttaGTACATCAAGTGCAAATGAACTGAACATTATGCTTTATATTATAGAATAATGCATTATTGCCTAGCTAGTACATAGATGAGAGATATAATGTATTGACCGTTCATACATGACTGCTGACCCGTTATGCCAATAAGGAGGCATATCATTAAAACCtctagtaaaataaaatgattatcaagctaaatataatacatttaattgttttatcatAAAC
This region includes:
- the sec61b gene encoding protein transport protein Sec61 subunit beta yields the protein MPGPASSATNVGASSRSPSKTVAPRAAGTSARQRKAPSSSARSAGRTTSAGTGGMWRFYTEDSPGLKVGPVPVLVMSLLFIASVFMLHIWGKYTRS